In Ptiloglossa arizonensis isolate GNS036 chromosome 6, iyPtiAriz1_principal, whole genome shotgun sequence, the DNA window GCGCACAATTTATTTAATAGTATTCCAGTGACCTTGCCATGCCTCGCTGTCAATTTAGTGAGGTTGAACATGGCTTACAATTCTCTTCGATCTATGAGCCACATAACGTCCTATCCTGCGAGCTTAAAACAATTAGACTTGTCCAATAATCAGATCTCTCGATGGCCTAGTTTACCACAAGTGGATGGTGCTGATTTAATGGAACAAGCAAACACCGCGTGTTACTGCCCTACTACAAATGTACAATCCCCGATTGTTCCAGGCAGCAACCGGCAAACAGCAACATCCTTACGTGATGTTGTTCTTATGTCAGTTTGCACGCACAGACGTCACCTACGATTAGAAAATTTGAGAACATTGATTCTCGCTAATAATTTGTTAAACAGGATTCAATTAACTTCAATCGACGATGGGGAAATGCCGAATTTAGAAGAAGAGAACGTAGACAAAGATACAAAAATAACTTATTCTGGTACGAAATTATATCTGTTATTTCCTAATGTCAGTATGCTCGATGTTAGTAACAATAAATTAAAAGAGATTCCACAAAACATTTACGAGCTTAGTAACCTTTCTGTCTTAAACATAAGCGGCAACCCGGATATTGTTGAATTACCACCACAAATGGGATTACTTTCCCGTTTATGGAATTTGAACACTCAAGGCTGCAGGTTGCAAGAACCTTTAAAGTCAATGATTGAGTCAAAGAAATATAAGACAATGGACGTTATTGGCTACTTAAAGTCAATTCTAGAAGACGCTAAACCATATGCCCGAATGAAATTAATGATTGTGGGGATACAAGGTATTGGTAAAACAAGTTTGTTGGAACAATTACGACAAGAACGTGAAGTAccgaataaaaagaaagtttaTGAGCATTGGGCAAAAAGAATGggtaataaaaatatcaatgcAAAGACTGCCAGGGGAACGACGATATCTACTGTTGGTGTCGACATTGGAGATtggatttatgaaaaaaaaatgcgaGGCCAGTCATCTCACGGACCTGTTTACTTTAGGACGTGGGACTTTGGTGGACAAAGAGAATATTACGCAACAcatcaatattttttatctaaGCGTAGCTTGTACTTGGTTGTATGGAGAATTACAGATGGTTTTAAAGGTGTATCTGAAATATTTCAATGGTTGGTAAATATTCAAAGCAGAGCACCTAATACGCCAGTAATTATTGTTGGCACTCATTATGATATATCGTACGAGCACAGTGAAGCTCTACAACAATATATTCGTGATAAGTTTATAAATGTTGTGGATGCTGAAAAGTGCGGCTTACCGAAAGTCATGGAAACTATTGAAGTAAGCTGTAAAACGAGACACAACATAAAAATGCTGTGCAACTTGATATACGATGTTGTTTTTAGTCTCAGATCACCTGGAAGCAAAGAATTACTACTTGAACAAAAAGTTCCTTCCAGTTATCTTGCCTTGGAAGATGTCGTACTACAACTTGCACACGATAGAAAACTAGCAGGCGCGGATCCGGTTTTGAAAGCTGACCAGTACTATACAGCAGTGAATAACGAACTTCAAAAGTTACATAGATCATTCAGGGATCCTGCTGAACTACATCAAGCTACGCTTTTCCTTCACGAAAATGGCATTATTTTGCATTACGATGACGCCACTCTAAAAGATTTGTACTTTCTTGACCCGCAGTGGCTTTGCGACATGTTGGCACACGTAGTCACAATACGGGAAATTAATCCATTTGCCAGGTCTGGTATAATGAAACTAGATGATATTCAACACGTTTTTAAATCTTCAACAACATCATCCATAGACACGCAAGGATATATTGTTAGTCTGTTAAATAAGTTCGAGGTTGCATTAACGTGGGATTATCGTACTTTATTGATTCCTTCTTTATTGCCAACTGAAGAAGATATTTTGAGAAGTAATCAAGTAATCAAAATTCCAGTGAAAACGCGATGTTGGCACGTACGCTCTAAGAAAGTTCAAAATTCCTCCGCCGATAAATCAAACACTGAATCCGTACTAACATCCAGATCGCAACCGGATTGTTCCGTTACAAGACTGCTTCTAATGTCCTACTTTCCAAGCGGCTTCTGGTCGAGACTTATAACTAGAATTTTAGCCGACGATGCTATTGTTGAAATTGTAATGTCGTTTTTAGCACCGTTTAAAGATTTCGTCGATGATAATAGTTTTATAAGTTTATTAAACACACAAGCAGAATGGATACTTTGGCAAACGGGAATAGAACTAAGATACGCTAATATTACTTTACTGCGTCTCAAAGAAGTCAATTACAATTTGAAGAACGTACCGTATGACTATAGACAGTATAAGTTTAAATTAAAGCAAGATGGCATATGGTGCACTGTAGACTTAAAAGATTCAGCTATCTTAGAAATTTGGTTTCCGGTTGACACATTGGTAATTAAACAACCAATTATGTCTGATTCAACTGACGAAGAACCAATGGGTTATCAAGCAATCGTAGTTGAACCTCGTCCAGAAAGTATGCCACAGCTACTAGCATTAATAGTCGATCATATTGATATTTTATTAGAGGATTGGTATCCTACATTAGGAACACGTTTTGTGCACACATCCGAGGGTAAATTATTGGTTACACGACTAATACCGTGTCCTCGATGTCTATTGAATAATGGAGAAAATGAGAACGAAATTAGTGATAGTGATCGGTTAGCAGAAGATATTCAAAGATATTATGTAAATAAAGAAAGACAAAGTCAGGATAGTTATAAGTCTGATGGCGATAGTGGTGTAGGCTATGATAGCTTAACATCAAGCAGAATGCCATCTCTAGAAGGTCATCCAGATGTTGCTAAACAAAATGTACATTCTGAAAGTGTTTTAGCATATTCCTGGATGGTCGAGGAATGTATTCTGTCTGCCTACAGTAATAAACCAATTAGTTGTCCTAAGCACTCTGATATACCTTTATCACACGTAGCTCCGGATATTATTTTTATGGATCTTGGATcaaaacatttaataaaatcAGAAGATATTAAGTTAGGTAAACTTTTAGGACGAGGTGCATTTGGTTTTGTTTTTAAAGGAGTCTGTCGTTTACCACGAACTTCCACAAATCAAAAAGCAGATGTTGCCATCAAAATGTTACAACCAGTTCCACCAGGTCCAAATTCGAAACAATCTGCCATTCTGGCTTATAAAGCCGCACAAAGTAAATGGGATCGAGATCCGTTACAATATGCTTGCAAAACATATTGCACTGCTAGacaagaattaaatattttgttaacgCTCAGACACCCGAATATCGTACCATTAATTGGCATAGTCGTTAGTCCACTCGCATTAGTATTAGATTTAGCACCAGAAGGTGCATTAGATAATGTCTTAAAAAACTACAGACGTTCAGGTGCTAAATTAGATCCATACACATTACAAGCTATAATTCTTCAAGTAGCAAAAGCTGTAGAGTATCTTCACCAACAACATGTAATTTATAGAGATTTAAAATCAGAAAATGTTTTAGTGTGGCAAATGCCCCTACCTTTTCAAGATTACCCTGAACATCCTGTCCATGTTAAAGTAGCTGATTACGGTATATCCAGATTGACATTACCAACTGGTGCTAAAGGATTTGGTGGAACAGAAGGATTTATGGCACCTgaaattattaagtataatggTGAAGAAGAATATACTGAGAAAGTTGATTCCTTTTCATTTGGAATGTTTATATATGAATTGATTACTCTAAGGCAACCATTTGAAGGCCATGAAGCAGTTAAAGAATGTATTTTAGAAGGTGGGAGACCACCATTAACATATAGAGAGACATTTCATCCTTGTTATGCTCTTGATTTAATGGTTATATGTTGGGCTCAAAATCCGAAGGAACGACCGACTGCTAGCCAaatagtttccattgcatctgcaCCTGAATTTACACATCTTATAGATGTTATAACATTAACAGAAAGAACGCAAGTAACTGCAATTACCATGACAAACAGAACTATAGAAGAAAACATAAACGGCGATGAAATTTGGTTTGGGCATAATAATGGTGAAGTTGATATGTTACTGGGAACTCAGAAAGGATGGTTACAACATGTTAGAATTGAAACTCCTATAATACCATATGCAATGTGCGGAATAGATGGATATATTTGGATTGGTGATAATACAGGTCAAGTACATGTTTATTTGGGCAGTAATTTTGGTTGTGTTGCTAGCTATAACCTTGAACCTGATCATAATAAGGAATCTAAAGTAGTAGGTTTAATTTATTTGgaacaaataaaacaatttgtaGTAGTATTAcatagtggaaaaatatttttattatcaaattCTTTCACtcaaatgaaaaaaatagaaattgtaaGTGACATACAAGACAATATAAAGACATATTCCCTAGCAgctatttataaaaagaaacgcATATTGGAATTATGGGTTGGTCAAAGTTTTGGTAGAATATCAATCTACGTCTTAAAAGACAACAGTTTAATAGACACAGTACAAGTTTTTCATGTTACTGAAGAAGCAGCTAGTAAAAATTTATTTGCTACATATTTATTAAGTGctgaaaattctattttatcatATACGTACCCTGGATGTATTGTCTATCAATGGGATGTAGATACTagacaaataataaataaattagataTGTCTAAATTAGTACCTTGTTCAGAGAGTCTTAAGTCCATTTCTATAGAAGAAAATTTATCGACAGAAAAGTGCCAAGTAACAGCTTTAGAGACTTGCAGAAATGAATTGTATATTGGTACTACTTGGGGATGTATTGTAGTAGCTGAATGTAATTCTCTTAGACCAATTACTGTTTTCAGACCTTTTGAAGGTAAAGTATGTCAAATAATATCATTTAAATCTGCAGATGAAAAAAGGTTAGTGCTAGCAACAGTAGGCCAGGGTTACAGAAGTTTAATTTCACGATATACAGATTTTCCAGTTGATAGTCTAGATGTAGAAGATCTTAAGCATAGTATGTATGCTCTTTTGTGGAGATCTGAACATTGGTCAGCCGCTTAATTGTAACCTTTAAAAGCATAATGTTAAGAGTGCTTCATGGTGCAAAAATTAAGATGATACAACTGGTTGAAAATTCTATACGTCCATGATATACTTTAGTATGTAGATTTTAAGCTTTCTACCTTGCCTCGTATAAGATCTCTTGCACTGAAGTTAAAAATATGTATCCTTTAATCTGTCCAAGCTGTACGGTGCTTGATTAAAGTACTTTCTGCAAACATATTTGCAAAAGAAGCATAGTTTAAGCAGGATATTTCTATCTTTTTGTGATGCAATACAATATAGTTTTGTAAATTGACTACCTTATCATAAGTACTTAGATTTGCAACATAATAATGaattcattttataaaaaatgtagaaaaggaGATTATTGACCTTGCATCATatttgagaaatttatttaatgattTATGAAATATCATCAAACATTCTGTATGTGTACAATCAACAGGTAATTTGATGTATATGCTTTTACGTAATGCAAGTTGCAGATAAAATTTATGTAGTACCTGTgtcatatatttatacaattattacttGAAAGTTTTTTTTCAATAGAGTCTAAAATTAATGAGCAATTAGAACAAATTGGTGACTCCAAAATGATcttattattaaaaaagttattgaATTAGTGTACAGTCaaattttatcataattataaaaatgtgaAAGTGCATTTTTgaacaattaaaataattaatatgtgAATAAATGTATGAAAGTCATATGTGAAATACGAGTGTTGATAATTGTGATTAAGGGACATAATTTACCGGTAGTTCTTCCAGAGTCTCAATGTTGTGCTTAAGAATTAGGCTCTGACCTTGGTACAAAAAGTATCCTTTGAACAATTTCCCTTGTAACATGTAAGGGAACCAATATTCATCATCCGGCCACATTTGTTTGAAAGGTATATCTTCATAATTATACCACTTTGGTTGCATTTCTgaacaaaaacacacacacacacacacacatacacacacataatGTATTTGTTGTAGTTTTAAGCAAATAatgattatttataataaaaaaagaacatgtgttagatatttttttcaaactttctcaTTTTGCTCAAGCACATTTccagtttttcttttaatttatctatataacTTACATAATCCGAGCATTCATATACAATTTCATATggatgattaaaaataaaattattatataagatTCAAGTATCAATAAATATAGAAGCATTACATTATTGACGAAATTGCACATGacatatgtatataattaaTGATAAGAATGTATAATGATGTTACTGCATTCTAGTTGAAATTTGAATTCTCAAGAATTACATACCTTCAGATTCTATTATTTCTCCAGAGAAGTTATATGTTTCAAAGACATGAACTTCAAATAGAACCTCACTTCCTTCAAACTCAAATTCTAAGAGCCCAATTCTTGTTAAATCCTTTGCAGATAAACCACATTCTTCTTTTACTTCACTTTAAAATTCCAAAGAGAAAGCTTTAGAAGCTAACAtctatttttgtcaattatatGTAATGAAAATATGTAACATGGCACATATTGTTTAACTGTTCTCTTTACatctttattaattaatattacaatttttatttatgcatAATACTTTATATTCATGTCACTATTTAAATCTGTACCTGCACATACAAGGTGATTCATAGAGAAtgttttatgtaattttttttaaatatagatttAACTTTCATTACATAATGAAATGTTGTGCATCTTTCACTGTTAGAGTATGCAGTAATACAattaagaaataatttaatattgtacaatattgtattaaaattctGAGATTATATATTATTGTATGTATATCATTCTAAAGTAATTTGATTGCTAATAGTTTCTAGTAAAATACAATTGCTAATACATAGTTTAGACACTATTAACAGCttatatagaatttaaaaaaaatttgtatctattttgaaatctttcaaatatttccaTGATTCATCTTGCATGGTGATACATAAAGACAGTAAAAGTCTTTGTTGAAATTCGTTGTTATTTAATGTGA includes these proteins:
- the LOC143147785 gene encoding oxidized purine nucleoside triphosphate hydrolase-like, yielding MQPKWYNYEDIPFKQMWPDDEYWFPYMLQGKLFKGYFLYQGQSLILKHNIETLEELPKTRSTAYVCKRIMVVRWSLMERVQI
- the Lrrk gene encoding leucine-rich repeat kinase, translated to MEDYTPTDEDFWSGQLLHQAALWDNAELLEDLLRGEHAQYINNQDSWGRTPLHTAAITENSRCLDVLLSAGANPNIPCGPRGHYRTPLHICAEHGHSSNIEKLLEFNADLMMTDNNGQKPVDVAEKNIQVVCTNLLKLTAEKYEFVKLATHASLRATCIQGDTLAAKNIIQALTTNMECIINMAPNGANTLLFLASEMGHKDIVRLLLDHGADCRIHPVTKYCPLYIACYNGKVEIVELLLRHFPKQVQSLTVEKWLPIHAAAINGHHLVIDLLLKFEYPQHTYQCYKDSSGEFEYEMPFDINTQDVTGQNVLYISSILGNVKIVELLLNYRVKARKIKEEDMGVAQPLPMSKRKISSGIQRLMSSLNFRSKAFDKKDDNMICPLNLDLYCNNASETSLYAAVKGKHTEVVTALLMAGADPNLPVKVPCDQSDPESNYSSALIIACQQRDIKIADLLLKHGAVDNTCKAIKIAAQNRDESLTAKLLSIKAYPDSEYKINKKAMTECTQTSHFSALSSFGNITYSTLFPNTPTMINWHDQQCHLSQIRSQWLIDAVLHVNKKLSAKNNDLVLYAITRIDISHNSITNIPSIIFYLQSLRYLNMAQNKIDTLSAEPKNPKDKLCPVLEEMYLQDNRLEQLPEFIMNLPALEIMDVSNNKLQCLPDNLWRAPKLKELNASFNLLKDLPSQVSQNISRKTQRDDALNSSPSSRSLVSQLAISREDSLEFDSFTKIANAQIIEMNRPHVWTRSVQVSEKISDDNESGARSVLTSLNLAHNLFNSIPVTLPCLAVNLVRLNMAYNSLRSMSHITSYPASLKQLDLSNNQISRWPSLPQVDGADLMEQANTACYCPTTNVQSPIVPGSNRQTATSLRDVVLMSVCTHRRHLRLENLRTLILANNLLNRIQLTSIDDGEMPNLEEENVDKDTKITYSGTKLYLLFPNVSMLDVSNNKLKEIPQNIYELSNLSVLNISGNPDIVELPPQMGLLSRLWNLNTQGCRLQEPLKSMIESKKYKTMDVIGYLKSILEDAKPYARMKLMIVGIQGIGKTSLLEQLRQEREVPNKKKVYEHWAKRMGNKNINAKTARGTTISTVGVDIGDWIYEKKMRGQSSHGPVYFRTWDFGGQREYYATHQYFLSKRSLYLVVWRITDGFKGVSEIFQWLVNIQSRAPNTPVIIVGTHYDISYEHSEALQQYIRDKFINVVDAEKCGLPKVMETIEVSCKTRHNIKMLCNLIYDVVFSLRSPGSKELLLEQKVPSSYLALEDVVLQLAHDRKLAGADPVLKADQYYTAVNNELQKLHRSFRDPAELHQATLFLHENGIILHYDDATLKDLYFLDPQWLCDMLAHVVTIREINPFARSGIMKLDDIQHVFKSSTTSSIDTQGYIVSLLNKFEVALTWDYRTLLIPSLLPTEEDILRSNQVIKIPVKTRCWHVRSKKVQNSSADKSNTESVLTSRSQPDCSVTRLLLMSYFPSGFWSRLITRILADDAIVEIVMSFLAPFKDFVDDNSFISLLNTQAEWILWQTGIELRYANITLLRLKEVNYNLKNVPYDYRQYKFKLKQDGIWCTVDLKDSAILEIWFPVDTLVIKQPIMSDSTDEEPMGYQAIVVEPRPESMPQLLALIVDHIDILLEDWYPTLGTRFVHTSEGKLLVTRLIPCPRCLLNNGENENEISDSDRLAEDIQRYYVNKERQSQDSYKSDGDSGVGYDSLTSSRMPSLEGHPDVAKQNVHSESVLAYSWMVEECILSAYSNKPISCPKHSDIPLSHVAPDIIFMDLGSKHLIKSEDIKLGKLLGRGAFGFVFKGVCRLPRTSTNQKADVAIKMLQPVPPGPNSKQSAILAYKAAQSKWDRDPLQYACKTYCTARQELNILLTLRHPNIVPLIGIVVSPLALVLDLAPEGALDNVLKNYRRSGAKLDPYTLQAIILQVAKAVEYLHQQHVIYRDLKSENVLVWQMPLPFQDYPEHPVHVKVADYGISRLTLPTGAKGFGGTEGFMAPEIIKYNGEEEYTEKVDSFSFGMFIYELITLRQPFEGHEAVKECILEGGRPPLTYRETFHPCYALDLMVICWAQNPKERPTASQIVSIASAPEFTHLIDVITLTERTQVTAITMTNRTIEENINGDEIWFGHNNGEVDMLLGTQKGWLQHVRIETPIIPYAMCGIDGYIWIGDNTGQVHVYLGSNFGCVASYNLEPDHNKESKVVGLIYLEQIKQFVVVLHSGKIFLLSNSFTQMKKIEIVSDIQDNIKTYSLAAIYKKKRILELWVGQSFGRISIYVLKDNSLIDTVQVFHVTEEAASKNLFATYLLSAENSILSYTYPGCIVYQWDVDTRQIINKLDMSKLVPCSESLKSISIEENLSTEKCQVTALETCRNELYIGTTWGCIVVAECNSLRPITVFRPFEGKVCQIISFKSADEKRLVLATVGQGYRSLISRYTDFPVDSLDVEDLKHSMYALLWRSEHWSAA